Proteins encoded in a region of the Paucibacter sediminis genome:
- the dnaE gene encoding DNA polymerase III subunit alpha codes for MPFVHLRTHTEFSVVDGTLRIDDAADAASQDKQVALAITDLANLFGGVKFYNACRKAGVKPILGADCWIESDASDKPPTRVLLLVQSYQGYLNLCELLSRAWIQNVQRNQACLKLVWMEELNEGLICLSGAQFGAIGQALMQGDQPRAREWAERLAALYPQRFYIELQRAGLPGQEALVRSSVPLAAELGLPVVATHPVQFLGEEDFDAHEARTCIAEGETLANPKRIKRFLPGQYFKPQAEMEALFADIPSAIANTVEIARRCSLKLTLGKPQLPNFPTPILDDGSTMPMEAYFRELSYEGLEQRLVQLFPDAGKRDAERPRYVERLEFELGTIIKMGFPGYFLIVSDFIRWAKANGCPVGPGRGSGAGSLVAYVLSITDLDPLQYNLLFERFLNPERVSMPDFDIDFCQGNRDRVIDYVKDKYGRPAVSQIATFGTMAAKAALRDIGRVLGMGFGHVDSIAKLIPAPPGKTVTLARLPPDFDPDKAKVIYARHEAPEIEEREQQEEEVAELLKLAARVEGMVRNIGMHAGGVLIAPGKITDFCPMYQQPGSTSAVSMYDKDDVEAIGLVKFDFLGLATLTILELAKNFIIARYPDRQDFDWAKVPLDDRKVFKLFGDGFSESVFQFESPGMQRLLKDAKPSRFEDLIALVSLYRPGPMDLIPSFVARKHGRETIEYPHPLLGQVLEETYGVMVYQEQVMQAAQVLGGYSLGGADMLRRAMGKKKAEEMAMHREIFRKGAAAKDISQDKADEVFDLMEKFAGYGFNKSHAAAYALLSYHTAWLKTHFTAEFYAANMTIEMDDTDKLKVLLNDAQIFGIEFQPPCVNRGVYRFEPISNKLVNYGLGAIKGTGQGAIEAIVAARQSGGPFKSFFDFCARVDRKAVNKRVVEALIKAGAFDTLEAERARLLASVALGYTYADKLAQDADQGGLFDFDEGAHGSSSAEPALVDAAPWSIKERLSLEKTAIGFYLSGHLFDQSGEEVRRMVKRRIADLQDSRDPIMVAGIVSDMRIINGHRGKVAIFKLDDKSDAIEAVANEELINAHKETLAEDELIIVSGKVQNDRFSGGLRLNIQQLWSLTAARARFGKFLRLQANGVTPPVAEVVAAWPARRVEAEQGTLVQGLSLRLAVKREGASAELDLGEAAKFWPCDEALAKLGNAQIVYD; via the coding sequence ATGCCTTTTGTCCATCTGCGCACCCATACCGAGTTCTCCGTCGTCGACGGCACCCTGCGAATCGACGACGCCGCGGATGCCGCGTCCCAGGACAAGCAGGTGGCCCTGGCCATCACCGACCTGGCCAATCTGTTCGGGGGGGTGAAGTTCTACAACGCCTGCCGCAAGGCGGGCGTGAAGCCCATCCTGGGCGCGGATTGCTGGATCGAGTCGGACGCCAGCGACAAGCCGCCCACCCGCGTGCTGCTGCTGGTGCAGAGCTACCAGGGTTATCTGAACCTTTGCGAGCTGCTGTCGCGTGCCTGGATACAGAACGTGCAGCGCAACCAGGCCTGCCTCAAGCTGGTGTGGATGGAGGAGCTGAACGAGGGCCTGATCTGCCTGTCCGGCGCCCAGTTCGGCGCCATCGGCCAGGCCCTGATGCAGGGCGACCAGCCGCGCGCCCGCGAATGGGCAGAGCGCCTGGCCGCCCTCTATCCGCAGCGCTTCTACATCGAATTGCAGCGCGCCGGCCTGCCCGGCCAGGAGGCGCTGGTGCGCAGCTCGGTGCCGCTGGCGGCCGAGCTGGGCCTGCCGGTGGTGGCCACGCACCCGGTCCAGTTCCTCGGTGAGGAAGATTTCGACGCCCATGAGGCGCGCACCTGCATCGCCGAGGGCGAGACCCTGGCCAACCCCAAGCGCATCAAGCGCTTTCTGCCGGGCCAGTACTTCAAGCCCCAGGCCGAGATGGAGGCGCTGTTCGCCGACATTCCCTCGGCGATCGCCAACACGGTGGAAATCGCGCGCCGTTGCAGCCTCAAGCTCACGCTTGGCAAGCCGCAGCTGCCCAACTTCCCCACGCCCATCCTGGACGATGGCTCGACCATGCCCATGGAAGCCTATTTCCGTGAGCTGAGCTACGAGGGCCTGGAGCAGCGCCTCGTGCAGCTGTTCCCCGACGCCGGCAAGCGCGATGCCGAGCGCCCGCGCTATGTGGAGCGGCTGGAGTTCGAGCTGGGCACCATCATCAAGATGGGCTTCCCGGGCTACTTCCTGATCGTGTCGGACTTCATCCGCTGGGCCAAGGCCAACGGCTGCCCGGTGGGGCCGGGCCGGGGTTCGGGCGCGGGCTCGCTGGTGGCCTATGTGCTCTCGATCACCGACCTGGACCCGCTGCAGTACAACCTGCTGTTCGAGCGCTTCCTGAACCCCGAGCGGGTCTCGATGCCCGACTTCGACATCGACTTCTGCCAGGGCAATCGCGACCGCGTCATCGACTATGTGAAGGACAAGTACGGCCGCCCCGCGGTGAGCCAGATTGCCACCTTCGGCACCATGGCGGCCAAGGCCGCGCTGCGCGATATCGGCCGCGTGCTGGGCATGGGCTTCGGCCATGTCGATTCCATCGCCAAGCTGATCCCGGCGCCGCCCGGCAAGACCGTGACCCTGGCCAGGCTGCCGCCCGACTTCGACCCCGACAAGGCCAAGGTGATCTACGCCCGCCACGAGGCGCCGGAGATCGAGGAGCGCGAGCAGCAGGAAGAGGAGGTGGCCGAGCTGCTCAAGCTGGCCGCGCGCGTCGAGGGCATGGTGCGCAATATCGGCATGCATGCCGGCGGCGTGCTGATCGCGCCGGGCAAGATCACCGATTTCTGCCCGATGTACCAGCAGCCGGGCTCGACCAGCGCGGTGAGCATGTACGACAAGGACGACGTCGAGGCCATCGGCCTGGTGAAGTTCGACTTCCTGGGCCTGGCCACGCTGACCATCCTGGAGCTGGCCAAGAACTTCATCATCGCGCGCTACCCGGATCGCCAGGACTTCGACTGGGCCAAGGTGCCGCTGGACGACCGCAAGGTGTTCAAGCTCTTCGGCGATGGCTTCTCGGAAAGCGTGTTCCAGTTTGAATCGCCCGGCATGCAGCGCCTGCTCAAGGACGCCAAGCCCTCGCGCTTCGAGGACCTGATCGCGCTGGTGTCGCTGTACCGCCCGGGCCCGATGGACCTGATCCCTTCGTTCGTGGCGCGCAAGCATGGCCGCGAGACCATCGAGTACCCGCATCCCTTGCTGGGCCAGGTGCTGGAGGAGACCTATGGCGTGATGGTCTACCAGGAGCAGGTGATGCAGGCGGCCCAGGTGCTGGGCGGCTACAGCCTTGGCGGCGCCGACATGCTGCGCCGCGCGATGGGCAAGAAGAAGGCCGAGGAAATGGCCATGCACCGCGAGATCTTCCGCAAGGGAGCCGCGGCCAAGGATATTTCGCAGGACAAGGCCGACGAGGTCTTCGACCTGATGGAGAAGTTCGCGGGCTACGGCTTCAACAAGTCGCACGCCGCCGCCTATGCCTTGCTGAGCTACCACACGGCCTGGCTGAAGACGCATTTCACGGCCGAGTTCTACGCCGCGAACATGACGATCGAAATGGACGACACCGACAAGCTCAAGGTGTTGCTCAACGACGCGCAGATCTTCGGCATTGAGTTCCAGCCGCCCTGCGTGAACCGCGGCGTCTACCGTTTCGAGCCCATCAGCAACAAGCTCGTCAACTACGGCCTGGGTGCCATCAAGGGCACGGGCCAGGGCGCCATCGAGGCGATCGTGGCGGCGCGCCAGTCGGGCGGCCCCTTCAAGAGCTTCTTCGATTTCTGCGCCCGCGTGGACCGCAAGGCCGTCAACAAGCGCGTGGTGGAGGCCCTCATCAAGGCCGGCGCCTTCGACACCCTGGAGGCCGAGCGCGCGCGCCTGCTGGCCAGCGTGGCGCTGGGATACACCTATGCCGACAAGCTGGCGCAGGACGCCGACCAGGGCGGGCTGTTCGACTTCGACGAGGGCGCCCATGGCTCCTCCTCGGCCGAGCCCGCGCTGGTGGACGCCGCGCCCTGGAGCATCAAGGAGCGCCTGAGTCTGGAGAAGACGGCGATCGGCTTCTACCTCTCCGGCCATCTGTTCGACCAGAGCGGCGAGGAGGTGCGCCGCATGGTGAAGCGCCGCATCGCCGATCTGCAGGACAGCCGCGATCCCATCATGGTGGCGGGCATCGTCTCGGACATGCGCATCATCAACGGCCACCGCGGCAAGGTGGCGATCTTCAAGCTCGACGACAAGAGCGATGCGATCGAGGCGGTGGCCAACGAGGAACTCATCAACGCCCACAAGGAGACGCTGGCCGAGGACGAGCTCATCATCGTCTCGGGCAAGGTGCAGAACGACCGCTTCTCGGGTGGCCTGCGGCTGAACATCCAGCAGCTGTGGAGCCTCACCGCGGCGCGCGCGCGCTTCGGCAAGTTCCTGCGCCTGCAGGCAAATGGCGTGACGCCGCCGGTGGCCGAGGTGGTGGCGGCCTGGCCGGCGCGCCGCGTCGAGGCCGAGCAGGGCACCCTGGTGCAGGGCCTGTCGCTGCGCCTGGCCGTCAAGCGCGAGGGCGCCAGCGCCGAGCTGGACCTGGGCGAGGCGGCCAAGTTCTGGCCCTGCGACGAGGCCCTGGCGAAGCTCGGCAACGCGCAGATCGTGTACGACTGA